DNA sequence from the Nitrospirota bacterium genome:
AACCCATGATAGCCTGCGAGTGACTCCAGCGCATGACCTATCGTATGCCCATAATTGAGAATACGCCGGCGGTCCGACTCCCGCTCGTCTCCGGCAACCACCTGCGCTTTGATCTCGCAGGATCGCTGTATCACGCGCAGAACAGGCGCTTCTTCGAGTTTCAACAGAGCAGGAATCTCCTTTTCCAAAAACGCGAAGAACTCCTCGTCGGCAATGATGCCATATTTGATCACTTCGGCTAAACCGGCAATCCATTCGCGGCGGGGCAGGGTACGCAGCGTGAGAGGATCGATCCATACAGCGCACGGCTGATAAAATGCTCCGATCAGGTTCTTTCCCAAGCGATGGTCCACGCCGGTTTTGCCGCCGACACTGGAATCCACTTGAGCCACGAGTGTTGTCGGCACTTGGACGAACGGAATTCCCCGTTGATAGATTGCTGCAGCAAAGCCTGTAATATCACCGATGACGCCACCCCCAAGTGCCAGCAATAAGGACTTCCGCTCGAACTTCTGCGTCGCCAACTTATCGAGAATTTTGGCAATTGTGCCTAGCGTTTTTGTTCGTTCTCCTGGCGGCAAGATGATCGGGGTCGGATCGTATCCCGCTTTGCGAAGCGACCGAAGGACTCCTTGAAGATAACGGCTTGCCACATGCCGATCTGTCACAACCCCGATCTTCGAAGAAGTGGCAAGGGCCTTAAGCCTGTCACCCACTGATACAAGTAACCCGGGATGCAGAGCGATGTTGTAGCTTCGCTCCCCCAAGGTCACTGGGACAATCTGTTCTGCCACCGAAGCCATGCTCAACGACGGTCTTTCTTGGCTCAATATCCCGGTCGCCTGTCCCATCCATTTGAGGTTAGGAAGGTCTGGCTTCACCGCGCACTTTGTCTGAGGGAACGACGATTTTCGAGGGTCAACATCAGGGAGGATGGTATCACAACGGTTTGGTCCGCTGCTACGGCGGACCTCCGGAGGCAGGGCTGTCCCTCGAACCTTTATGTAGCGTTGGGGGCTGTTCTGGTGTCTGCTACGATGCTTGTCCAGGCCTGGCGAACTGGCCAGGCCCGAGAAAGGAGTAGGCAGACAGCGGGAGAGGGTTCCTTGAACGACCGCTACGAACTCTTCACGATACTCGGCGTCAAGAAGATCAGCAGCTCTTGTTTTGCGACAGCCTCGCTCTTCGACTTGAAGAGCCATCCCAAAACAGGTATGCGAGAGAGATAGGGGATACCTATCACACTGTTGGTCTGTTGATCGATAAAGACCCCGCCGACCACCATCGTTTCGCCATCGCGGATCAGGACCTGGGTATTGGCTTCGCGTCGGTCAATACTTGGACCGGCCGGATTGCTTCGTGCACCGACGGCATTTCTGGTCGCACGAACCTTCATCATGATCTGCTTACCTGTTTCCTTCGGATCACGGGAGGTAATCTGAGGAGTCACGTTCAGTTCCAAGTTCGCATCCACAAAGGTTGTCTGGGTCCCTTGGAGAGAAGTCGTCTGGAACGGGATCGATTCTCCCTGTGAGATCTTGGCCTCACGCTTGTCCAAGGTCGTGACCTTCGGTGCGGCAATGACTTTACTCAGACCGAGCAACTCACCTGCCGACAACCGCATGTCAAGCAACGCTCCATCAGTTTTCCCAATCGTAAACCCGACACCAGGGGTTGATGTCAATCCACCGACTGTCGCGGGAAGATTGACCAGAAAGTTAGACGTTTGAGCGCCAAATGCACCAGTCGTACCAGATTTGAAGTTCGCTACCGCCCCGCCCGAAAGCAGATTCACATTCTGGACACCCCACTGAACGCCCAGGGAACGGGAATAGGTCGTGTCGGCCTGGACTATCCTGGCTTCGATTTGGACTTGAGGTACTTCGAGGTCGAGCCCGTCGAT
Encoded proteins:
- a CDS encoding 3-dehydroquinate synthase, which encodes MASVAEQIVPVTLGERSYNIALHPGLLVSVGDRLKALATSSKIGVVTDRHVASRYLQGVLRSLRKAGYDPTPIILPPGERTKTLGTIAKILDKLATQKFERKSLLLALGGGVIGDITGFAAAIYQRGIPFVQVPTTLVAQVDSSVGGKTGVDHRLGKNLIGAFYQPCAVWIDPLTLRTLPRREWIAGLAEVIKYGIIADEEFFAFLEKEIPALLKLEEAPVLRVIQRSCEIKAQVVAGDERESDRRRILNYGHTIGHALESLAGYHGLIHGEAVGIGLVQEADLAYHMGLCGSEVVERIRSLVQRAGLSEQVPQTSFASLWGAMQHDKKVLGGRVVGVWPVKVGEVIIRPIERQICAAWFQNKHGRGSRIQSRRQVSARG